ggcagacagacagacagacagacaggcagacagacaggcagacagacagatagacaggcagacagacaggcagacagacaggcagacaggcagacagacagaagtgtGTAAGATGAGGCACAGTCAGTGACCATGTGTCAGAGTGGATGAAGTGAAGCTCCTGTGGCTCAGGCTGGCTCCAGGCCGTCCTCAGGACGCAGCGCTGACCTCCGTCAGTAAATGAATGAACGGTCTGAGGTGTGAGCAGCTGCCAGACGTACAGCCGCCTTAGTTCCCTCTGTAACTGCCGTCCAAGCTGCTCTTCCTCACCTGTTAAAAGACAAACCACACTCACGTGTGTCGGTTGTCTCCTGCTGGCCCACATGGTCCCGTCGCCGCCATTACAGGGACAACCAGGGACATGAATGGACAGTCAGGGGGTGATAATCCAGCAGAACTGTGAGGTTTGTCCTCTTAGATGTGACATGTTCGGCTGCTCTGACGGAGCAGAGACCCACATGACCTACATGAAGCCTCCACAAAGAACCTTGAAGGTCCGACTTCAGGCTCGTGGAGTGTTTGCTGGAGTTTCCTTCAGTCGGGCTGAAGCAGGATGTGGAGGCTGCTGTAGAGTTCACAGGAACAtgttcatgaacctgtgtcatcctgacctctgacctctgacctctgacctcctgatTCCAGGCGGCacaataaacagtaaacaacCAGACTAGTATGAATAAAGACCCTAGAACAGCAGCGGGCCGGTGAATGAGGAACCTCTGCAGATAAGACAGCAGGTCTCTGCTGGGACAGACGGCCCAGGACTCTGCAGCACGTCTGCTTTTCAGCCAAGAAGGTCACATGATGTCGGCTGTTCACGGCGCCAGCATCACATGCAAGTCAGTGAGGCGGCCGACAGAGAGACGGCCGGGCCTGAAGGGGTCTCActgctgcaggcacacacagagacagagagacacagaggcacacagagagagacacagagacacacacagagacacagagacagagagacacacacagagacagagagacacagagacacacacagagacagagagacacagagacacacagagagagacacacacacacagagacagagagacacagagacagagagacacacacagagacagagacacacagagagagacagagagacacagagacacacacagagacagagagacacagagacacacagagagagacacacacacacacagacagagagacacagagacagagagacacacacagagacacagagacagagagacacagacagagagagacacagacacacacacacacagacacacagagagagacacacagagacagagagacacacacacacacagagacagacacacaaacacacacacacagaggaagacagacacacacacacacagagacagagagacacagagagagagagagagacacagagacacacagagagagacacacacacagagacagagagacacacagagacacagagagagagagacacagacagagagagacacagacacacacacacacacacagagacacacagagagagacacacagagacagagaaagagacacacacacagaggaagacagacacacacacacagaggaagacagacacacacacacacagagagacacacacagagacagagagagagagacacacatagacagagagagacacacacacacagaggaagacagacacacacacacagaggaagacagacacacacacacagagagacacacacagagacagagagagagagacacacacacacagacacacacacacacagagacacatgatgATGATCAGACTGCTACCAGTACAGGGCGTCCTCCTGGTGCCCAGTCCCTCTGAgggtcctcctcctgctccccgtgtctcctctgcctcctctctctgcccctgctgctctctgctcctctgcagcctcctgctGGTTGTATGACGTTAGCTCAGGCCTCctctttttgtgttgtgtgtctgtgggttgTGTTGGACAGTGATACTGTGGAGGATACACGGTTAATGTtgtctctgcttcctgctgcaggtTGACGGTTGAGGATGGACCTCCAGCTCTGCCCCTGATCACGCCGCTGAGCCCCGGCAGGTCTTTGGGCTGACGTGGTCAGAGACGTTGTGAGAGGCAGGCATGTCTCAGGCAGGTAAAGTTCTGCACCTGTACGTCGAGGTGAGGTCCGTGGCTGAGGAGGACGGCAAGCTGCCGGGGAGAGGAGACGGTGGGACGGCTCACCTGATGCTTCAGTGCCCGGACGGGCCCCCCCACGCTCAGAGGAGCTCCTCCCACTCAAGCCCTAACCGCAGTCCGGATCTCTCCCCCATCCTCCAACAGCACATTGGGGGTAGGAACCACAGCTTACCCTCCTCGAAGCCCTCAAGACACTCAGTCAGCTTTCACTTACAAAACCCTGATGCTACAGGCTCTCCGACGCAGTTCCAACGGCAGGACGTGATGTACGACAGTTTTGGTCAGCTTCTTGAGTGTTTAGCTCCAGGAACAACCGGTCCAGACCATCATGGCCCCCTCAGACACACATTCTCCTCTGACATGGATCCTTACCAAGCCAGGGTGcccatctcctcctcatccacctcCTCTGGGAGGCTGACGGTGCCctccactcccaccagcagccGCAGGTCATACGAAGTCCCAGGTGTGGCGAGTGAGGAGGGGAAGACCTCTGTGGTGTCCTTTGGCTACATAGACAAGGCCAACGTTCACAGCATGGCTGGCCACCGCACCTCCCTGTGCCAAAACAAACCAAGCAGTCctctgaggaggacagaggggtgGTACGCTCACCCCCAGAAGAGGCTCAGCGATCCAGTGTGGTACAGCGGCCAGCCAGCACCGGGCGATCCTCTCTCCTGTCCCCCCTACCCTCCTCGGGGTCGCCTTACCTGCAGAGGGCTGCGGTGGACGCAGTCGCCAGAGACGCCACCTACAGGGCCTTAGAGGAGTTTGGGTCCCCAGAAATCAGGCGCCGGTTATCAGGTCACGTTCTAGAGAACTGCAGTCCAACCCTGACACGGCACAGCCAGTATCCTCGCTGCCGCTCATGGGGGGGCTCACCCATCCTGCCCCGCAGCACCCTCACCTTACCTTCCAAGGCCCAGCTGCTGGAGCTAGACAGGGGAATCTGCCGCAGTTCAGTGAATGGATTACCCAGAAGTCCTGCCTCTGACCACCTGTGTGCCCACACTGGCTACTCATCCCACTCTGTGGCTCCATCCTCAGCTCTTCACTCCCCGGCCCAAAGCCAGCAGAGGCCGTGGCTGGGGGATGAGAGCTCCAGGTTGTCCAGCAAATTTCACCCACCTCTACCTGCAGGGAGGCCCACAGACATCCAGCATGACGCTCCCACCAGGACTGTGGACTCCCATCACACTGTCAACAGTGTACACCACAGTGCCAATCCTCCCCCGAGGCCGCcccgctgcagcagcagagccagcgATGCAGTCAGCTCCACTGACGGCAGTCGGAGCGTCTCTCCTTTCTCAAATCCTGAAGTGGCATCTAAGCTGGCCGTGGAGGCGAGCAAACTGTCCAGCGTGTTTGCAGAAAGACGGACGCCCTCTCCAACTCATCCTCACACTGAGTCCCTGAGGTCTGAGGGTCCATACCACCTGTACAGCACTCGTCAGGGGCAGAACCCCCCCGAGCCTCTGCATGTGGACAAACAGAACCAGAGCCAGAGCTGGAAGGCAGACAAACCAGCACCTCACACTAAACCGGGACGCATCTCCCCTCTGCCGTCCCAGAGAGGCCTCTCTTCACCAGCGTCCCCGGCTATGCCGGCTCGGTTACACCGTGTGGCCGCCTCCCAGTCCCCGGTGTTAGACCCACGGCAGCAACGGAGTTCATCACCCAACAAGGACCTGTCAGCTCTGCACCGGTACCAGCCCCCCCAGTACACTGGAGACCGTAATTCACCTGCCACAGAGCGATGGAAGTGCGATCACATGTTTGACCGGTCAGCTGAGGACAGCCCTGAAATCCACAGGAGACATGTGTCCAGTCCAAACACTGAAGCTCTGCCTGTGAGCTGGACCTCCAGGCAGCCGGAGTGGAGGGAGGCTGAGCTCTCACAGTCCAGAGTTAAGGCGGAGGGAGGAGACAGCGGAGAGAAGTCCACAGAGCAGGAGTGTAAGAGACGGGCTGTGAGCGTCTCCATGGATCAGAGGGAGGAGGTCCAGGATCACAGCGGGGCCACTGGCTCATCCTCTCGGAGCTCCAGCGGGGTGACGGGCAGCCTGGGAGACAGTTCACAGCAAGACAGGAATGACAGTCTGTCCCCTGAAACCTCGAGCCAGTCCAGCCACGACACGGCAGACAGCGGCTCTGGGATACAGGTCTGCTGGAAGGgggggtctgtgtgtgaggacgTCAGCATGTAGTCCCTGTCTTTGTTTAGTTAGTGTGCGATCACAGACTGTGATCAATAAACCTGTAACAGGACTCAGGTCTGTCTGATCGAAGCATCCTGACGTCCTTCAGGATGATGTCATGAAGCAGAACCAGTTAACTCCACGGTCCCTGATAATGAAACACTTTAGGATCATCTAGATTTATGGTAGGCCCTCTAGACCCTGGTCTGTTTAAGACCTTCTAAAACACATGACCAGGAGAGCCTTATCAGTGACCCTTAGATCAATTCAAAGGAACCAAAGAACCTTTAAACCTGTTGACAGATCCCTAGAACCTCTCACTCCCACTTCAGCTTCCTCACGCCCACAGCTAGAGCAGTGTGCACTAGAACCAGGAGAGGTCTCTGAACCACAGAGGAGCTCCTGTCAGGTGGTCTCTGATGTCCTGTCCAGAATTCATCACTGCACAGTTTGTGTTCCTGATGTTTTACAGTAAGGCGCGTGTACAGTCACCGACATATGATCATGAAGGCCGTGAGCCGAGGTCTTTGTGGTTCATGCTATATGAATTAGCCTGAGAGTCCACTGACGTTCCCGCCTGAAGTCTGATCAGGttgctctctgtcctctgcagtcGGACGCCGGCTCAGCCACGACTCCGGCCTCACGGTCACAGAAGATCGCCCGAGCCAAGTGGGAGTTCCTGTTTGGAGGCCAGACGGAGAACAGTCGCTGCAGCAAAGGTGGTGTAGAAGAACAAGCACAGGTCACTGAGCACAGAATCCAAGGATCAATGATCAATGATCTatgatcaatgatcaatgatCATTGATCATTGATCCTGTGATCTTTGCTTTTTAAATGAGTTCACATCCAGTCAGTGCGGGTGATGGACTCAGTCTGCAGTAAAGGGCCGTTCCGTCTTTTCTCCTGCTTGTTTACACCCTCAGTAAAcaagcagctgctggagctcctctTTAAACCAATTAGCTGCAGCTTAACTCCAGCTCTGACGGGCGCTCTGACGGGCGCTCTGACGGTGCTCTGATGGTGCTCTGACGGGCACTCTGATGGCGCTCTGACGGCGCTCTGACGGGCGCTCTGACGGCGCTCTGACGGCGCTCTGACGGGCGCTCTGATGGCGCTCTGACGGGCGCTCTGACGGGCGCTCTGACGGGCGCTCTGATGGCGCTCTGACGGCGCTCTGACGGGCGCTCTGACGGCGCTCTGACGGCGCTCTGCTGGGCTCACGGTGCTGCACTATGACTCAGCTGCTGGTCCTCATCTCAGCCTTCCTGCTCAGCCTGGGtcacatcagaatcagaaatactttattaatcccaggggaacTGATGATGATCATTTATATACGATTGTGTGTGCGTTACCTTCTGTCGGGCTGACCGCCCCCTCTCTGTCCCCACTTCCTGAAAAGCCCGTGCAGTGAGGTGAAGGCTGCTCCAGGACATTTCTTTATAAattattgtgtttgtatgtaacAGTGTTGAAGCTTTAGAACTTCAGACTACTCCATTCCTCCTGCAGAAGCTCCGCCCACAACGCCTCCCACCAGTGGCTCACCCAGCCCCACCCCGCCCTCATCCCTCCACCTGAAGCCAACCAATCACAGGAGGATTCCAGACAGCGCGCGCCAAAAGCTGTCACACCACGAGGTCCGGCAGATCGAGGTGGAGCTGGTGACCTCCGACCCCCGAGCCTCCACCCCCAAGACGGGTATCATCCGCCGAACCATCAAATACTCTGAGACCGACTTGGACGCAGTGCCGCTGCGCTGCTACCGGGAGACCGACCTGGACGAGGTGAGCTGTGGTCACCTGGCAGTTAGTCAGGCAGCAGAGTGTCACAGAATaatgattattgattattgatcgCTGTGCAGGTAATGAGGGCGGAAGCAGAGGCAGCCGAGGAGGATGACTCCGCCTTCAGGAGTAACCATGACGTCCTGAGAAACTCCGTCTACAGCCCCGTGGAGGCCTCCCCCAAAGCCCAGACCACATGGAAGAAGggcgaggatgaggaggaggacgaggaggaagaggaggaggaaggagtggTGAGCTGGGCCAGCGTCAGGATGCAAGGCGACCGACAAAAACAGAGAGCTGCCAAGGAGGCGATGGAGGTTTTGAAGGGGTGAGGGGGCGGAGCTTCACagtgtttcacattaaaaatcaTCTTCAGGTGTTCATCACTACAAACACGTCTCTCATCAGGTCGCTGGAAGCGTCCGCAGAAACCCACGGCGGCCTAAAGTCTCCGATCTCCATCGGCAGCCCCCGCAGACCCTCTGACAGCAATCTGGACTCCTTCAGCCGCCATTTTGAGAGCATCATGGAGTCTCATCGGGCCAAAGGCACCTCATACAGCAGCCTGGACAGCGTCGATCTGCTCACCTCAGGCTCTACGTCTGTGTTCACCTTTGACCTACCGACACTCACCCCAGAGATCCAGGTAGGAGAGCGGCGGCGAGGGGAGAGGCGTCTGAGCGCGGGACAGTAAGAGGTACCACTAACATGTCTGTATGTGCAGAGTCAGATCTGTGAGAGCGCCAAGCAGATCATCGAGCTGAGCTTCGCCCCGCTGGCCCGCCCCGACCCGTCAGCCCCCTCGGAAATGTCCCGCTCTGAAATCACCCTCAGTGCCTCGGGGGCGGGGCCCCAAGGAGGCTCCAAGGACGACTCCACCACCCCGCCGCGGCCCTCCAGGTCGGAGAAAGAGAACTGGCGTCGCTCTCACAAAGATGGCTTCCGAAAGGCGTGCTCGGCGCCGTCGctccacagcagctgcaggtgagttttcacagctgtgtttctgtttctgtggtcTTTGAACCATCAAAGTCATCAAAACTGTTAAAATCCTCCAGAAACAAAGAGTTCACTCCAACGAGACCCGTAAGAACTAAAAGTCCAGTCCgtctcagcaggacgccatgatggagtcactgtgagcagcagtcacatgacccacactcagagtctctgtctgaatacctgagtgattctgcacacacacactctgactgctctctgactgcaaacacacacacacacactctgactgctctctgactgcagacagttacacactctgactgcagacacacacacacacactctgactgcagacacacacactctgactgctctctgactgcagacacacacacacacactctgactgcagacacacacacacactctgactgctctctgactgcagacacacacacacacacactgactgcagacacacacacacacacactgactgctctctgactgcagacacacacacacacacacactctgactgcagacacacacacacacactgactgctctctgactgcacacaggatggagctgaccaatcagagcacaccgactgatcatgtgacaggaagaagTAGTTTTAAAAGTGGTGTTTACATCAAATAGTCAGAACTTGTTTGTCTACAGGCCGACTGCAGTTTACATGTCTGTAACAGATCAGCCACCGGGTGGCAGCACCGACACATGATGCCGTTTGTGCTGAGGACTGGACTGTGAGGATGACTGtgattcacactgtgtgtgagtgtgtgtgaaagtgtgagaATGTATGAAAGCATCTGAAGTGAATCCTGGCTCTGACCTGTGGTTTCTTCCTGTGGGGCCTCCCCGTCATACTGTGGCTGGCCTGAAGGGGCGCTGCACCGTTtgtcacatacatacacagcgTTTGAATGGTTAGCGTGGTTAGCTTtagcttcctgctctgtgcagtgacagactcttGAATAATGGACAGTTTTTAGCTGAAATCTAGGACTCGGAGTCATTTCCCTGCTGCAGGTTTTCTGTGCTTCATGTTTCAGCCGGGCGTGGATTCAAAGTCAAACTTTATTATTTCAAGCAGAAAACAAACTAAGTGAAAGAAATCTGGATCAGGATCTCACAGCAGCTTCTCCTCcccttcacagacacacacacacacacacacagacacacacacacacacacacagacacacacacagacacacaaacacacacacagacaaacaaacacacacacagacacagacacacacacacacagacacagacacacacacagacacacacacacacacacagacacagacacacacacacacagacacagacacacacacacacagacacacacacagacacacaacacacacacagacacacacacagacaaacaaacacacacacacagacacaca
This Parambassis ranga chromosome 15, fParRan2.1, whole genome shotgun sequence DNA region includes the following protein-coding sequences:
- the LOC114446890 gene encoding PH and SEC7 domain-containing protein 1-like isoform X1; amino-acid sequence: MPARLHRVAASQSPVLDPRQQRSSSPNKDLSALHRYQPPQYTGDRNSPATERWKCDHMFDRSAEDSPEIHRRHVSSPNTEALPVSWTSRQPEWREAELSQSRVKAEGGDSGEKSTEQECKRRAVSVSMDQREEVQDHSGATGSSSRSSSGVTGSLGDSSQQDRNDSLSPETSSQSSHDTADSGSGIQSDAGSATTPASRSQKIARAKWEFLFGGQTENSRCSKEAPPTTPPTSGSPSPTPPSSLHLKPTNHRRIPDSARQKLSHHEVRQIEVELVTSDPRASTPKTGIIRRTIKYSETDLDAVPLRCYRETDLDEVMRAEAEAAEEDDSAFRSNHDVLRNSVYSPVEASPKAQTTWKKGEDEEEDEEEEEEEGVVSWASVRMQGDRQKQRAAKEAMEVLKGSLEASAETHGGLKSPISIGSPRRPSDSNLDSFSRHFESIMESHRAKGTSYSSLDSVDLLTSGSTSVFTFDLPTLTPEIQSQICESAKQIIELSFAPLARPDPSAPSEMSRSEITLSASGAGPQGGSKDDSTTPPRPSRSEKENWRRSHKDGFRKACSAPSLHSSCRERPVNRPPELLYPQADVAERLALGGSDDTLANGTKPDLQAAKRLAKRLYSLDGFKKSDVARHLSKNNEFSQMVAQEYLSNFNFTGLTIDQALRMFLRQFALMGETQERERVLAHFSRRYRQCNPESLNTEDSVHTLTCAVMLLNTDLHGNNVGKRMSYSQFISNLEGLNDGKDFPKDLLKTLYSSIKNEKLQWTIDEEELRKSMSELADVRTDSASHTMKRLGSGGNPLVGVAHQADGELYKSGFLVRKVHADPDGKRTPRGKRGWKSFYAMLKGLVLYLQKDEYRTERELTEEDVKNAVSIHHSLAMRAADYSKRPNVFYLRTADWRVFLFQAPNAEQMQSWITRINVVAAMFSAPPFPAAIGSQKRFSRPLLPGSNTKLSQEEQFKSHENRFRAVSSELADLTASTPDRKVKGRELEEHKLRQEYLEFEKTRYGTYAMLLRAKLSRGDEDLSAFESRLFDDGGLQRAHSSPTLPQDAANKEKTRGTKTSKSLKVTSSSTSETKPGGSLREGGRRKNGGGSQRPELQSQSSKQEEAP